Proteins encoded within one genomic window of Pygocentrus nattereri isolate fPygNat1 chromosome 7, fPygNat1.pri, whole genome shotgun sequence:
- the relt gene encoding tumor necrosis factor receptor superfamily member 19L — MMRNHLCCSAPVFLMLLGPWGALAGLPCQWGEECACLRCPAGQEPSMACGEVEGPDVVVECHICPPGTFSDINGPEQCHLHTACRSLNRWTVAPPTSHSDSVCGACLPGFHPLAPREGSALPACVTTSSLKRLKRNAGKSAPHGSGVGVANATNVRSPEEKSTEYAVFALVPIFCVMGLLGILICNLLKKKGYQCTAEKESGDEEAAAAPQKEGSPCPYIIEDPNEDTISVLVRLITEKKENAAALEELLLEYERKQMAISKATAIKFPVLPHLAQFRSLPRLCTHQHHLHTINGLAPRTGLCCSRCSQKKWPELLLPPLTLTNDPKIAACSPTKPLPAECTILSVGRFQVAQIPEGSPVSVVTTPVESSDTDSVESGNTEPVDERSLLAVSTSSNSTSSKSRQEMTE, encoded by the exons CTGCTGGGTCCATGGGGGGCTCTGGCTGGACTGCCGTGTCAGTGGGGAGAGGAGTGTGCATGTCTGCGCTGTCCAGCTGGACAGGAGCCGTCTATG GCTTGCGGGGAGGTGGAGGGTCCTGATGTCGTGGTGGAGTGTCACATCTGTCCCCCAGGTACTTTTTCAGACATCAACGGCCCGGAGCAGTGCCACCTGCACACGGCCTGCAGGAGCCTGAACCGCTGGACTGTGGCCCCACCCACCTCTCACTCCGATTCAGTGTGTGGAGCCTGTCTGCCAGG GTTTCACCCTCTGGCTCCACGGGAAGGATCCGCCCTGCCCGCCTGCGTGACAA CATCGTCTCTGAAGCGTCTGAAGCGCAATGCGGGTAAGAGCGCCCCCCACGGGTCTGGAGTTGGTGTTGCGAATGCCACTAATGTGCGCAGCCCTGAGGAGAAAAGTACGGAGTATGCAGTGTTTGCTCTGGTGCCCATCTTCTGCGTAATGGGTCTGCTGGGGATCCTCATCTGTAACCTGCTGAAAAAGAAGGGCTACCAATGCACTGCAGAGAAAGAGTCTGGAGACGAggaggcagcagcagcacctcAGAAAGAAG GTAGCCCTTGTCCTTACATCATAGAGGATCCTAATGAAGACACTATCAGTGTGCTGGTACGACTTATCACAGAAAAGAAAG AAAATGCTGCTGCTTTGGAAGAGCTATTACTGGAGTATGAGAGGAAGCAGATGGCCATTAGCAAAGCCACAGCCATCAA GTTCCCTGTTCTCCCGCATTTGGCTCAGTTCCGCTCTCTGCCCAGGCTGTGCACCCACCAGCATCATCTCCACACTATTAATGGCCTGGCCCCTCGCACTGGTCTCTGCTGTTCCCGCTGCAGTCAGAAGAAATGGCCTGAGCTGCTGCTGCCCCCACTGACCCTGACCAACGACCCCAAGATAGCAGCCTGCAGTCCAACCAAGCCTCTGCCTGCTGAGTGCACCATCCTGTCTGTGGGAAG GTTCCAGGTGGCTCAGATCCCAGAAGGTAGTCCGGTTTCTGTGGTGACGACACCAGTGGAGTCGAGTGACACGGACTCGGTGGAGTCGGGCAACACTGAACCTGTGGACGAGAGATCGCTGCTGGCCGTGTCCACTTCCTCTAACTCCACTTCCTCAAAGTCCAGACAGGAG atGACTGAGTGA